The Sulfuricystis thermophila genome segment CGATCGCCGTGCCGCGTAAATGCACCGGCACGTCTGCCCCTTCGAGACGTTCGCGCAGGCCGGCGAAGATCACCAGCGCCAGCGAAAAACCGAGCGCGGAGCCGAAACCGAACAGCAGCGATTCGACGAGGTTGTGCTTCAGCCCGATGTTGAGCAGCGGGATACCCAGCACCGCGCAGTTGGTGGTGATCAGCGGCAGGTAAATGCCGAGCACCTGGTGCAGCAAAGGGCTCGTCTTCTGGATCACCAGCTCGGTGAGCTGCACGATCGCCGCGATGGTGACGATGAAGGACAGGGTGCGCAGATAGAGCAGGTCATTGGGCGCCAGCAGCCAGCGGTCGATCACATAACTGGTGCCGCAGGCGAGCGTCAGCACGAAGGTGGTGGCGGCGCCCATGCCAAGGGCGGTTTCCAGTTTCTTCGACACCCCCATGAACGGGCACAGGCCGAGGATGCGCACGAAGACGACGTTGTTGACGAGAACCGCGCCGAGGATGATGAAAAGATAGCTGGTCATGATGTCGGATGTCCGCCGCGCGCACCGTGGCACGACGGCAGCCGCGGATTATCGCGCGTCGGCGGGCGGACAACAACCCTGCGGCCGGAACAGGAATCCAGGCCAGATCATTCTTCGGCCATCTCGCCGAGCAGCAGTTCCTGCGCGCAGGTGCGCACGCGTCGGGAGGGGCGGATGCGGTAAACACCGTCGCTGTCCATGTCCCAGGCCTGGCAATTGTCGGCCAGGTAGGCGCGCAGGCCTTCGCGGATCACGCGCCGTTTGAGCTTCGGATCGAGCACCGGGAAACAGACCTCGATGCGGCGGAAGAAATTCCGCTCCATCCAGTCGGCGCTGCCCAGATAGACCCGCTCGGCGCCGTCGGCATGGAAATAGAAAATACGGTGGTGTTCGAGGAAGCGACCGATCACCGAGCGCACGCGGATGTTTTCGGACAATCCCGGCACGCCCGGGCGCAGGCAGCAGACGCCGCGCACGATCAGATCGATCTTCACCCCGGCCTGGCTCGCGGCATAGAGCGCCTCGATGATCTGCGGTTCGAGCAGCGCGTTCATCTTGGCGATGATCTGTGTCTTGCGCCCCGCCTTGGCGATCTTCGTTTCTTCCCGGATCGCATCCAGCATGTTGTCGTGCAGCGTGAAAGGCGCCTGCCAGAGGTGCTTGAGCTCGACCGCCTTGCCCAGTCCGGTGAGCTGTTTGAAGATTTCGTTGACGTCGGCGGTGATCTCGTCGTGACAGGTCAGCAGGCCGAAATCGGTATAAAACCGCGTCGTGCGCGGGTGGTAATTGCCGGTGCCCAAATGCACGTAGCGGCGATAACCTTGTTCCTCACGGCGCAACACCAGCATCATCTTGGCATGCGTCTTGTAGCCGAACACGCCATAGACGACATGGGCGCCGACCTCTTCGAGCCGTGCCGCGATCGACAGATTCGCCTCCTCGTCGAATCGTGCCATCAGCTCGACGACGACGGTGACTTCCTTGCCCTTCTGGGCGGCGCGCAGCAGGTGCTCCATCAACACCGAATCGGTGCCGGTGCGATAGACCGTCATCTTGATCGCCACAACCTGCGGATCGTCGGCCGCCTGTTTGAGGAATTCGATCACCGGCGTAAACGACTGGTAGGGATGATGCAGCAGGATGTCACCTTTGCGGATCGCGGCGAACATGTCCTCGCGGCCGGAGAGCTGCCTGGGCAGGCCCGGCTGGAAGGGCTTGAATTTCAGATCGGGACGGTCGACGCGGTCCGGCACCGAAATCAGCCGCACCAGATTGACGATGCCATGCACCTGATACAGATCGTCGCGGCCGAGGCCGAACTGCTGGAGCAGGAAGTCGACCATCGCCGGTGAGCAGTTGTCCGGCACTTCGAGCCGCACCGCATCGCCGAAGTGGCGCTGCGGCAGTTCGCCCTGCAGCGCGGTGCGCAGGTTCTTGACTTCTTCTTCGTCGACGAACAGATCGGAGTTGCGCGTGACGCGAAACTGGTAACAGCCGAGCACGTTCATGCCGGCGAACAGTTCGCCGACATAGCGGTGCATCACCGACGAGAGAAAAATGAAGCCGTAGTCGATGCCGGTGAGCTCGCGTGGCAGTTGGATCACGCGCGGCAGTGCGCGCGGTGCCTGGACGATCGCGGCGCCGCCGGCGCGGCCGAAGGCATCGGTGCCTTCGAGCTCGACGGCGAAGTTGAGGCTCTTGTTCAGTACGCGCGGGAAGGGGTGCGCCGGGTCCAGCCCGATCGGCGTCAGCACCGGCATCACCTCGCGCCGGAAATAATCATGGATCCAGGCTTCCTGCGCCTCGTTCCATTCCGAACGCCTGAAGAAGCAGATGCCTTCCTTGCGCAATGCCGGCAGGATCACCTGATTGAGCAGGGCATACTGTTCCTCGATCAGGCGATGCGCTTCACGCGTGACGAGCCGGAACACCTCCTGCGCCGTGCGCCGGTCGGCGCCGGTGATGCTGCTCTTGAGTTTGATTTGTTCCTTGATGCCGGCGACGCGGATTTCGAAAAACTCGTCGAGATTGGACGAGACGATGCACAGGAAGCGCAGGCGTTCGAGGAGCGGCACGCGCGCGTCCGCCGCCTGGGCCAGGACGCGGCGGTTGAAGGCGAGCAGCGACAATTCGCGGTTGAGGAAATGTTCTGCCGGGAATTCGGGCGGCAGGGCTTGGGGCGTGATCATCATGATGGCAGGAGCGGCTTTTTGTTGCCGCAAGTATGACACGGCGCTGTGCCGTTCCGCCAGCGCCGATTTTCGGCTGCTAGAATCGACGCACTGCACATAGAGACGGGATTCTCTGCCGTGATACATGAACACGTCGCCGCCGTCGACTTGGGCTCCAACAGTTTTCGCCTGCAGGTTGGTCGCGTGGTCGGCAACCAGATCTACCCGCTCGACAGCCTCAAGGAGCCGGTGCGGCTCGCCGCCGGCCTGACCGCAGACAAATGGCTCGATGCCGCCGCGCAACGGCGCGGGCTGGCGGCCTTGGCGCGTTTCGGTGAGCGCCTGCGCGGCTTTGCTCCCGATGCGGTGCGTGCCGTCGCCACCAACACACTGCGCGTCGCCCGCAATGCGGCCGAATTCCTCGCCCAGGCCGAGGCGGTGCTCGGTTTTCCCATCGAGGTGATCGCCGGTCGTGAGGAGGCACGCCTGATCTATCTCGGCGTCGCCCATACCCTGCCCAATCAGCGCATCCGCCATCTGGTCGTCGACATCGGCGGCGGCTCCACCGAATTCATCATCGGCCGCAACATCAAGCCGCTGCTGCTCGAATCGCTCTACATGGGTTGCGTCGGCTACAGCCTGCGATTTTTCCCCGACGGCCGCGTCACCAAGCGCAACATGAAGGAAGCCGAGCTGGCCGCGCGCCGCGAGTTGCAGGCCATCGTGCATGCCTATCGCGCGACCGGCTGGGATCTCGCAGTCGGCTCGTCCGGAACGGCCAAGGCGATCTGCGACCTGCTCGAATTCAATGGCTTTGCTGCAGGCACCATTACCCGTGAGGGGCTCGAGCGCCTGCGTCACCGCCTCGTCTTGGCTGGTCACGCCGCCAAGACGGGGCTCGTCGGTATGCGCCCCGATCGCGTGCCGGTGCTTCCCGGCGGGCTGGCGATCATGTCGGCGGTGTTCAAGGGGCTGGGGCTCGAGGAAATGGTCTATTCCGAAGGCGCGCTGCGTCTGGGTGTGCTCTACGACCTCTTGGGCCGCTATCATCACGAAGACATGCGCGAGGCGACCGTCAAGCGCTTCATCCAGCGCTACGAGGTGGATCGGGCCCAGGCGGCGCGGGTCGCCACCACGGCCCTTGAGCTCTACCAGCAACTGCGGCCGCAGGAGGATATCGAGACTTCGCCGGCGGCACAGTTCCTTGCCTGGGCGGCTCGGCTCCATGAAGTGGGTGTCTCGGTGGCGCACACCAGCTATCACAAGCACAGCGCCTACATCCTCGCCAATGCCGACATGCCCGGTTTTTCGCGCCGCGATCAGGCGTTGCTGGCGCGTCTCGTGCTCGCGCACCGCGGCAAGCTCGAACGGGTGCAGCCGCTTTCGCCGGATGCGCCCGAATGGCAGCTGATCTTCTGTCTGCGCCTGGCCGCGCTGCTCCATCGTGCTCGCGACGATGCCCCCTTGCCCGAACTCCATGCGCGCCATACCGCGAAGGGCTTCGAGTTGGCGATCGACCGGGAATGGCTCGCGGAGGCGCCCTTGACGGCCGCGACGCTCGACGAAGAGGTCGGACAATGGGCGAGCGTGGGCATCGGCTTCAAGGTACGCAACCTGCGCACACATGCCTGATGCGCCGATGAATCCGGCGGGGTTTGCGCTACGGCGCGCCGACGACGCCGTCGAGGAGATCGTCCTCGATGGGCCGTGGGTATTGCGCGCGATCATCGCTGCCGGCCATGACTGGCAGGTACGTCTGCGGGAGGTGGCCGTCCGGCCAGGGCTGCGCTGGAACTGCCTTGGGCTAGAGGCGCTCGACTCGGCGGGGGCGGTGCTGCTCTGGCAGCTGTGGGGGCGGCGTTTGCCGGCTTCCTTGTTGATCGCACCGGAATACCGCGAGATCTTTGCCCGTCTCGATCGGCTTCCCGTCCAGGGAGGAGCGAGGCGGCAGACCTTGTCCGACGGACTCGTCATGTTCGGCCTGGCGATTCTGGCGCTGCTCGGGCATCTGCGCGATTTCATCGTGCTGCTGGGGCAGCTGATGCTCGATACGCTCCATTTGCTGCGTCATCCCGGCGATCTGCCACGACGCGAAATCTCGGCCAACATTTACAAGACCGGCGTGCGGGCGATGCCGGTGACGGCGCTGGTGGGCTTTCTGATCGGCGTGGTGCTCTCCTATCTTTCGGCCTTGCAGCTGCGGCAGCTGGGCGCGGACATGTTCATCGTCAATATCCTCGGTTTCGGCATCATCCGTGAGCTGGGCCCGCTCCTGGTCGCGGTGCTGGTCGCCGGGCGTTCCGGCTCGGCGATGACCGCGCAGCTCGGCGTGATGCGCGTCACCGAGGAGATCGATGCCCTCGTCGCGTTGGGCGTGCCGCGCAACCTGCGGCTGGTGTTTCCCAAGGTGGTGGCGCTCGCCATCACGTTGCCATTGTTGGTGATCTGGACTTCGGGGATTGCCCTGCTGGGTGGCATGGTCGCGGCGAATGTCCAACTCGACATCGGGTATGGCTTTTTCTTCGATGCGCTGCCCAAGGCCGTGCCGGTGGCGAACCTGTGGATCGGCCTGATCAAGGGTTTTGCCTTCGGCGTCGCGATTGCTTTGGTGGCCTGTCACTTCGGCCTGCGTGTCCAGCCCAACACCGAGAGCCTGTCCTTCA includes the following:
- the ppk1 gene encoding polyphosphate kinase 1; the protein is MMITPQALPPEFPAEHFLNRELSLLAFNRRVLAQAADARVPLLERLRFLCIVSSNLDEFFEIRVAGIKEQIKLKSSITGADRRTAQEVFRLVTREAHRLIEEQYALLNQVILPALRKEGICFFRRSEWNEAQEAWIHDYFRREVMPVLTPIGLDPAHPFPRVLNKSLNFAVELEGTDAFGRAGGAAIVQAPRALPRVIQLPRELTGIDYGFIFLSSVMHRYVGELFAGMNVLGCYQFRVTRNSDLFVDEEEVKNLRTALQGELPQRHFGDAVRLEVPDNCSPAMVDFLLQQFGLGRDDLYQVHGIVNLVRLISVPDRVDRPDLKFKPFQPGLPRQLSGREDMFAAIRKGDILLHHPYQSFTPVIEFLKQAADDPQVVAIKMTVYRTGTDSVLMEHLLRAAQKGKEVTVVVELMARFDEEANLSIAARLEEVGAHVVYGVFGYKTHAKMMLVLRREEQGYRRYVHLGTGNYHPRTTRFYTDFGLLTCHDEITADVNEIFKQLTGLGKAVELKHLWQAPFTLHDNMLDAIREETKIAKAGRKTQIIAKMNALLEPQIIEALYAASQAGVKIDLIVRGVCCLRPGVPGLSENIRVRSVIGRFLEHHRIFYFHADGAERVYLGSADWMERNFFRRIEVCFPVLDPKLKRRVIREGLRAYLADNCQAWDMDSDGVYRIRPSRRVRTCAQELLLGEMAEE
- a CDS encoding MlaE family ABC transporter permease, giving the protein MPDAPMNPAGFALRRADDAVEEIVLDGPWVLRAIIAAGHDWQVRLREVAVRPGLRWNCLGLEALDSAGAVLLWQLWGRRLPASLLIAPEYREIFARLDRLPVQGGARRQTLSDGLVMFGLAILALLGHLRDFIVLLGQLMLDTLHLLRHPGDLPRREISANIYKTGVRAMPVTALVGFLIGVVLSYLSALQLRQLGADMFIVNILGFGIIRELGPLLVAVLVAGRSGSAMTAQLGVMRVTEEIDALVALGVPRNLRLVFPKVVALAITLPLLVIWTSGIALLGGMVAANVQLDIGYGFFFDALPKAVPVANLWIGLIKGFAFGVAIALVACHFGLRVQPNTESLSFNTTASVVSAITLVILIDAIFAIITRNIGMPL
- the ppx gene encoding exopolyphosphatase is translated as MIHEHVAAVDLGSNSFRLQVGRVVGNQIYPLDSLKEPVRLAAGLTADKWLDAAAQRRGLAALARFGERLRGFAPDAVRAVATNTLRVARNAAEFLAQAEAVLGFPIEVIAGREEARLIYLGVAHTLPNQRIRHLVVDIGGGSTEFIIGRNIKPLLLESLYMGCVGYSLRFFPDGRVTKRNMKEAELAARRELQAIVHAYRATGWDLAVGSSGTAKAICDLLEFNGFAAGTITREGLERLRHRLVLAGHAAKTGLVGMRPDRVPVLPGGLAIMSAVFKGLGLEEMVYSEGALRLGVLYDLLGRYHHEDMREATVKRFIQRYEVDRAQAARVATTALELYQQLRPQEDIETSPAAQFLAWAARLHEVGVSVAHTSYHKHSAYILANADMPGFSRRDQALLARLVLAHRGKLERVQPLSPDAPEWQLIFCLRLAALLHRARDDAPLPELHARHTAKGFELAIDREWLAEAPLTAATLDEEVGQWASVGIGFKVRNLRTHA
- the rsxA gene encoding electron transport complex subunit RsxA — encoded protein: MTSYLFIILGAVLVNNVVFVRILGLCPFMGVSKKLETALGMGAATTFVLTLACGTSYVIDRWLLAPNDLLYLRTLSFIVTIAAIVQLTELVIQKTSPLLHQVLGIYLPLITTNCAVLGIPLLNIGLKHNLVESLLFGFGSALGFSLALVIFAGLRERLEGADVPVHLRGTAIAMITAGIMSLAFMGFAGLDKYK